Proteins encoded together in one Camarhynchus parvulus chromosome 12, STF_HiC, whole genome shotgun sequence window:
- the TRH gene encoding thyrotropin releasing hormone, producing MPSIQLPLLLLCLTSCGVCFNGGHLLPEESENIGKSPLDDILQRSESLILQSVLKKAEEEEINKESNAPLLQRLSKRQHPGKKYLSILEKRQHPGKRDVEEETAYGDIQKRQHPGKREMEDDLDVYLELKRQQLPSRKSPLDQFAYSPRAQLTYMNELSKREHPGRRYPMYKHQRPSKRGWNYEVDVYGEKRQHPGKRYWNSDGSDDTGPCSFQESFTCHKGKLLLDLVEDVSRDRVEEKRQHPGKRSAWESETEE from the exons ATGCCATCCATCCAGCTGCCACTGCTACTCCTCTGCTTGACCTCGTGTGGTGTTTGCTTCAATGGGGGACATCTCCTTCCAGAGGAGAGTGAGAACATAGGAAAAAGTCCCCTGGATGACATCCTTCAGAGATCTGAAAGCCTCATTCTCCAGTCTGTCCTCAAGAAAGCTGAAGAGGAAGAGATTAATAAAG AATCAAATGCCCCTCTGCTACAACGGCTTTCCAAAAGACAACACCCTGGGAAAAAGTACCTAAGTATTCTGGAGAAGAGACAGCATCCTGGGAAAAGAGATGTTGAGGAAGAGACAGCTTATGGAGACATTCAGAAGAGGCAGCATCCAGGAAAAAGGGAGATGGAAGATGACCTTGATGTCTATCTGGAGCTGAAAAGGCAACAGCTTCCCAGCAGAAAGTCACCGTTGGATCAGTTTGCATACAGCCCTAGGGCACAGCTAACCTACATGAATGAGTTATCTAAAAGAGAACATCCAGGCAGAAGATATCCGATGTACAAGCACCAGCGTCCCAGCAAAAGAGGCTGGAATTATGAGGTAGATGTATATGGTGAGAAACGCCAGCATCCTGGAAAAAGGTACTGGAATTCTGACGGCTCAGATGACACAGGTCCCTGCAGCTTTCAGGAGTCATTCACTTGTCACAAAGGCAAGTTGTTGCTTGATTTAGTAGAAGATGTTAGCAGAGACAGGGTAGAAGAAAAGCGTCAGCACCCAGGAAAGAGATCAGCATGGGAAAGTGAAACAGaggaatga